One stretch of Cohnella algarum DNA includes these proteins:
- a CDS encoding GNAT family N-acetyltransferase: MSDMLVPLYKLPEHHVLLRTLAESGIEIRRGLVPEKHKVTAWVRENFRPSWVDECEAAFARVPVSCWIAVEKGELIGFGCYDATCRGFFGPTGVSEAARGKGVGKAILLACLHAMQAEGYGYAAIGGVGPKEFYAKAAGAIEIPDSTPGIYKGMLSALRNPNG; encoded by the coding sequence ATGAGCGACATGCTGGTTCCTTTGTACAAATTGCCCGAACACCATGTCTTGCTGCGGACGCTGGCCGAAAGCGGCATCGAAATCCGCCGGGGGCTGGTGCCCGAAAAACATAAAGTGACCGCCTGGGTTCGCGAGAACTTTCGGCCGAGCTGGGTCGACGAATGCGAGGCTGCGTTCGCCCGCGTTCCCGTCAGCTGCTGGATCGCCGTAGAGAAGGGCGAGCTGATCGGATTCGGCTGCTACGACGCGACCTGCCGCGGATTTTTCGGGCCGACCGGCGTGTCGGAGGCGGCGCGGGGCAAAGGCGTCGGAAAAGCGATCCTTCTGGCCTGCTTGCATGCGATGCAAGCGGAAGGGTACGGCTATGCCGCGATCGGCGGAGTCGGGCCGAAGGAATTTTACGCCAAAGCGGCCGGCGCCATCGAGATTCCGGATTCGACGCCCGGCATTTATAAAGGCATGCTTTCCGCGTTGCGCAACCCTAACGGATAA